From a region of the Tachypleus tridentatus isolate NWPU-2018 chromosome 1, ASM421037v1, whole genome shotgun sequence genome:
- the LOC143226261 gene encoding uncharacterized protein LOC143226261 has protein sequence MDHSVMNHSLINHSMMNMTELTPTTATFLQALVTTMMMHHVHNHTSSRASATLPSTSKYNDSLHNYSHSQLKVPPALTNVSDHNNEYGHHYRSTINLSSPIQSPELEDSTQIHHSDFQSHESASLLDLNNHKKGDDHHYDPITTSTSEPQFSEHGESLPNQDDHSQSQTSANLTHLNYYNQDHDHHYNFPTTSTRSGDIPQHDHHDHSQPQAVVSTALPKVNHHNKEHEHHYNLQTISPIPAQFPENGDSLLIHNGQAQSETFNTVTEINIHNQKHGNHREFPVASTKLTQFLDHTDSTNDHQHGHHQSQEVVSSTLMHINDYHKKYNHHNEFVAVSSTQENLSEHDDFGHSHHVKSQQQMDMSPAIPNINDHSLHGHHSTSVHAHADHESGNHVGHSMQMYFTSNVEVTILFKQWHVTTVAGLIGSAIGIFILAMVYEGLKFLREYLYKKNASSIQYATVAVTSQSGSPVTEFQKVTRNRMLSVPHLIQTLLHIVQFVISYFLMLIFMTYNVWICIAVVLGAGAGFFLFGWKKATVVDVTEHCH, from the exons atggATCATTCTGTTATGAACCACTCACTAATTAACCATTCTATGATGAACATGACGGAACTTACTCCAACTACAGCCACTTTTCTTCAAGCTCTAGTCACTACTATGATGATGCATCATGTCCACAATCATACATcttcaagggcatctgcaactctGCCTTCAACTTCAAAGTATAATGATTCCCTACACAATTATTCTCATTCTCAATTAAAAGTACCACCTGCTTTAACAAATGTAAGTGATCACAATAATGAATATGGACACCACTACAGGTCTACTATTAACCTATCAAGTCCAATTCAGTCTCCAGAACTTGAAGATTCTACACAAATTCATCATAGTGACTTTCAGTCTCATGAGTCAGCCAGTTTACTAGACTTAAATAACCATAAAAAGGGAGATGACCATCATTATGATCCCATAACTACTTCTACAAGTGAACCTCAGTTTTCTGAACATGGTGAATCTCTACCTAATCAAGATGACCATTCTCAATCCCAGACATCTGCTAATTTAACACACTTAAATTACTACAATCAAGACCATGACCACCATTATAATTTTCCAACCACTTCTACAAGAAGTGGTGATATTCCTCAACATGACCATCATGATCATTCTCAACCTCAGGCAGTTGTTTCAACTGCTTTGCCAAAAGTAAATCATCACAACAAGGAACATGAACATCATTATAACCTTCAAACTATATCTCCAATACCAGCTCAGTTTCCTGAAAATGGTGATTCCCTGCTTATTCACAATGGCCAAGCTCAGTCTGAGACATTTAATACAGTGACAGAAATAAATATCCACAATCAAAAGCATGGTAACCATCGTGAATTTCCAGTGGCATCCACAAAATTAACCCAATTTCTTGACCACACTGATTCTACAAATGACCACCAACATGGACATCACCAGTCTCAAGAAGTTGTGTCTTCAACTTTAATGCACATAAATGATTACCACAAAAAGTATAACCATCACAATGAATTTGTAGCAGTCTCTTCTACTCAAGAAAATCTGTCTGAACATGATGATTTTGGTCATTCTCACCATGTTAAGTCGCAGCAACAAATGGATATGTCTCCTGCTATACCAAATATAAATGATCACTCTCTGCATGGTCATCATAGTACTTCAGTACATGCTCATGCTGATCATGAAAGTGGTAATCATGTAGGACATAGCATGCAG ATGTATTTCACAAGCAATGTGGAAGTGACAATCCTCTTCAAACAATGGCATGTGACAACAGTAGCTG gtTTGATTGGATCAGCTATTGGCATATTTATTTTGGCAATGGTTTATGAGGGCCTAAAGTTCTTGAgagaatatttgtataaaaaaaatgctTCATCAATTCAATATGCCACTGTTGCTGTTACAAGTCAAAGTGGATCTCCTGTCACAGAATTCCAGAAAGTAACAAG aaACAGAATGCTGAGTGTACCACACCTGATTCAGACACTCCTCCACATTGTCCAGTTTGTGATCAGCTACTTTTTGATGCTTATCTTCATGACGTACAATGTGTGGATATGTATTGCTGTAGTACTTGGTGCTGGGGCTGGATTTTTCCTTTTTGGCTGGAAAAAAGCAACAGTAGTAGATGTAACTGAACATTGTcactga